TTTGCGCGGGCTGCCCACGTCTGCGCGGATCCGCCAACTCTGGTTGGCCCGCCCATTTTTTGTGGCCCGCTATGCTCCTTTCTTTGCGGTAGACCCAGGCAGTCCATTTTTTTCCGCAGCGCTGTGCCCCTTCTTGGTGTAGACCCGGCTTGTGTCACAACGCAGTACGTTATTATACGTGCGGGCGCGGTTTTGACTATTTTGCCTGCGTCCGTTAGAAGAATGTAATGAACAAAGACAATCTCCCGGCCATTCGTCCCTGTATGAAATGCGGCGCCATCCCCGACAAAATCGAAACCTCCCGTCCCGACGGCCGCACCCGCGACCTCTACCGCGTGGTCTGCCCTTGCGGTA
The sequence above is a segment of the Desulfovibrio legallii genome. Coding sequences within it:
- a CDS encoding serine acetyltransferase, producing the protein MNKDNLPAIRPCMKCGAIPDKIETSRPDGRTRDLYRVVCPCGNGPLRWSVSVSAAIRLWNTHDAS